Proteins from a genomic interval of Paenibacillus lentus:
- a CDS encoding sensor histidine kinase encodes MLYRWFILPFRRSIRNKLILIMILISVVPLIVVTILSTENTRKSMESEVIQSNITRITWTGGYLEEKFIQLNNLIYTILISNTLDEYINKMDGSTLSNQYNAQRSIIDTMTSVYYSGNNHLLGIQLYLKEKNKLFTINSMQKQISTPPQAPRLWSEVASSGMSFMIKSNESDPTKFNLIRSVNRFENKELLGSIELQVKWQMMDSALDLLQSEPNYTVFIANHDGDIMYVPEHTDQAEAFERVATALKDIESTESGPGYIQTKESYVFYNTVEPWDLKLVKVIPAKYINQSARTNLSYGLIVGIISAGLSLLIAVILAWSTSKPIVSLAKSMRGISIIKDREPPLSNRMDELGFLEFKLYNMSHRLREYIKTEYSMNLEKKTAQLKALQSQINPHFLQNTLQLIGGLAFSSKPEEINELIRSLSQMFRYVIRGQNDLATIQMELDHLNNYMHIQMQRFSPRITYEVKCDPEAADCRIPKLTLQPIVENAFQHGLDKKSGDWRLQVHVQRNKQGVVIFVEDNGVGMDASTLVELQKSLCRQTNQAWNIGDRIGMNNVASRIKMHFGLQYGVTVESTPGVGTKVSIQIPWVKEGDSSYDQNNNR; translated from the coding sequence TTGCTATATCGTTGGTTCATTTTGCCATTTAGGCGGAGCATACGCAATAAGCTAATTCTCATTATGATTCTTATATCGGTTGTTCCGCTTATCGTCGTGACGATCCTATCTACCGAGAATACGAGAAAATCGATGGAAAGCGAAGTGATCCAGTCCAATATTACGAGAATTACCTGGACGGGCGGCTATTTGGAAGAGAAGTTCATTCAACTGAACAATCTCATTTATACGATTCTGATCAGCAATACGCTGGATGAATATATTAATAAAATGGACGGCTCGACCTTGTCCAACCAATACAACGCCCAGCGCAGCATCATCGATACGATGACCTCCGTATATTATTCGGGGAATAATCACCTGCTCGGCATCCAGCTATACCTAAAAGAGAAGAACAAGCTGTTCACGATTAACAGCATGCAGAAGCAAATCAGCACGCCACCCCAAGCCCCCCGGTTGTGGAGTGAAGTGGCTTCGAGCGGGATGAGCTTCATGATCAAGAGCAATGAGAGCGATCCGACGAAGTTCAATCTCATTCGTAGCGTGAACCGGTTCGAGAACAAGGAGCTGCTGGGGAGCATCGAGCTGCAGGTGAAGTGGCAAATGATGGACAGCGCCCTGGATTTGCTGCAGTCGGAGCCGAATTATACCGTATTTATCGCGAACCATGACGGCGACATCATGTACGTGCCTGAACATACAGATCAGGCCGAGGCGTTCGAGCGCGTGGCAACGGCATTGAAAGATATAGAGAGCACCGAGAGTGGCCCGGGATATATCCAGACGAAGGAGAGCTATGTTTTTTACAACACTGTAGAGCCTTGGGATCTGAAGCTGGTCAAAGTCATTCCGGCTAAATACATTAACCAGAGCGCAAGGACAAACCTCAGCTACGGGTTGATTGTAGGCATCATTTCTGCGGGACTATCCTTGCTGATCGCCGTTATTTTAGCCTGGAGCACTTCTAAGCCGATTGTCAGCCTAGCCAAGTCGATGCGTGGAATTAGCATTATAAAAGACCGGGAGCCGCCGTTAAGCAACCGAATGGATGAGCTTGGATTTCTGGAATTTAAGCTGTATAACATGTCTCACCGGCTTCGAGAGTATATCAAGACCGAATACAGCATGAACTTGGAAAAAAAGACAGCCCAATTGAAAGCGCTTCAATCACAGATTAACCCTCATTTCCTGCAGAATACATTGCAGCTGATCGGCGGACTCGCCTTCTCCAGCAAGCCGGAGGAGATCAATGAGCTAATCCGTTCTTTAAGTCAAATGTTCCGGTATGTTATCCGGGGGCAGAATGACTTGGCGACTATTCAAATGGAGCTGGATCATCTCAATAACTACATGCATATCCAAATGCAGCGGTTCTCGCCCCGTATCACCTATGAAGTGAAATGTGATCCTGAGGCAGCCGATTGTAGAATTCCGAAGCTGACGCTGCAGCCAATTGTGGAGAACGCTTTCCAGCATGGACTCGATAAGAAGTCCGGTGACTGGCGTCTACAGGTACATGTACAGCGCAATAAGCAGGGAGTGGTGATTTTTGTTGAGGATAATGGGGTCGGGATGGATGCCTCCACTTTAGTGGAATTGCAGAAGAGCTTGTGCCGCCAGACAAATCAGGCATGGAACATCGGGGATCGCATCGGCATGAATAATGTGGCTTCCCGCATCAAAATGCACTTCGGCCTTCAGTATGGTGTAACTGTCGAAAGTACGCCGGGTGTCGGTACGAAAGTGAGCATACAAATACCGTGGGTGAAAGAGGGTGACAGCTCCTATGATCAGAACAATAATCGTTGA
- a CDS encoding helix-turn-helix domain-containing protein has translation MKKVKITLGDLLKQKGMSINELSLQSDVRRAAISELVNGKRENINFRHIEQIAEALQITDIRKIITLIDEGD, from the coding sequence ATGAAAAAAGTAAAAATCACATTAGGAGACCTGTTGAAACAAAAAGGAATGTCAATTAATGAATTGTCCTTGCAATCCGATGTTCGGCGGGCGGCCATCTCTGAATTGGTTAATGGGAAACGTGAAAATATTAATTTTCGACATATTGAGCAAATAGCCGAAGCTTTACAAATTACTGATATTCGAAAAATCATAACGCTGATAGATGAAGGGGATTAA
- a CDS encoding carbohydrate ABC transporter permease — MLSKGYRKYLSFFAFLAPAFIIYTIFLLIPTLGGMFYSLTDWNGLNPAYDFVGFANFVEILRADPDFLNSLWFTLKYVVIMVVLQNVFALFLAVLIESKRRSKGFFRTIFFMPNMISLIISAFMWSFVFTQVLPQIAEKTMLTFLDQGWIGDPSVSFYSIIIVSLWNGVGYMMIIYLAGLQGVPQHLQEAAIIDGANVFQRFMRVTLPMITHALTICLFLTLNGAFKVFDVVYGLTGGGPGRSTQVITLNIYEEAFSSNFRYGYASAKSIILFLFILLFTFIQISVMKKREVES, encoded by the coding sequence ATGCTCTCCAAAGGTTATCGGAAGTACCTGTCCTTCTTTGCCTTTCTAGCTCCAGCATTTATTATTTACACGATATTCCTGCTCATCCCGACGCTTGGCGGCATGTTCTACAGCTTGACCGACTGGAATGGACTGAACCCTGCCTATGACTTTGTAGGATTTGCTAACTTCGTGGAAATTCTACGCGCTGATCCCGATTTTTTGAACTCGCTATGGTTTACATTGAAATACGTGGTGATTATGGTTGTGCTGCAGAACGTATTTGCTTTGTTTCTCGCAGTGCTGATCGAATCCAAACGAAGATCGAAGGGATTTTTTAGAACGATATTTTTCATGCCCAACATGATCAGTCTAATTATCAGTGCATTCATGTGGTCCTTCGTATTTACACAAGTGCTGCCACAAATCGCTGAGAAGACGATGCTCACTTTTCTTGATCAAGGGTGGATTGGCGATCCGAGCGTTTCATTCTACTCCATTATTATCGTATCGCTTTGGAACGGTGTCGGCTACATGATGATTATTTACCTGGCGGGATTGCAGGGCGTGCCTCAGCATTTGCAGGAGGCGGCTATTATTGACGGGGCAAACGTGTTCCAACGTTTCATGCGCGTTACCCTGCCGATGATCACTCATGCTTTGACGATTTGTTTGTTCCTTACGCTGAACGGAGCGTTCAAAGTGTTTGATGTCGTGTACGGCTTGACCGGGGGCGGTCCGGGGCGGAGCACGCAGGTGATCACCCTGAACATTTATGAGGAGGCTTTCTCCAGCAACTTCAGGTACGGTTACGCCAGCGCGAAGTCGATTATCCTGTTCCTGTTCATCCTCCTTTTTACCTTTATTCAAATTAGCGTCATGAAAAAAAGAGAGGTGGAATCATGA
- a CDS encoding beta-galactosidase, with translation MQKLYYGVAYYDEYMPYDRLDQDIQMMKDAGINVVRIGESTWSTHEPQSGVFDFTSLDRVLEAMHAAGIQVIVGTPTYAVPTWMVKEHPDVLAVTPQGEGRYGARQIMDITNPKYLFYAERIIRKMMERVKDHPAVIGYQTDNETKHYHTAGPNVQVQFVKYMREKFGAVEKVNEEFGLAYWSNRINSWEDFPSVVGTINGSLGAEFARFQRKLVTDFLSWQVSLVNEYKRPDQFVTQNFDFEWRGYSYGVQPDVDHFEASRAFDITGVDIYHPSQDDLTGIEISFGGDVARSTKGASYLVLETEAQGFAHWVPYPGQLRLQAFSHLASGANMVAYWHWHSIHNSFETYWKGLLSHDFEPNPVYNEAKTIGRDFARLSPKLVNLRKKNEVAVLVSNEALTALEWFKLPDQEKNYNDIVRLMYDQLYRMNIGCDIVHPSSENLDQYKLLIVPALYAASDELLERLNDFVRSGGHIVYSFKSGFTNEHIKVRTTHQPGIINEACGIYYSMFAEPKNVSLKDDPFGVGEEQNYVETWMELITPTTAEVLAYYDHPHWGGYAAITRNEYGEGVATYVGCLPSPAIMRQVLEQAVKDAGLWGKDQAIAFPLITKYGRNEDGKLVHFYMNYSDEEQVLVYPHQDGEELLSGHRVVSQQQLTLERWGVLIIEEK, from the coding sequence ATGCAAAAGCTATACTACGGAGTTGCTTATTACGATGAATACATGCCTTATGATCGACTGGATCAGGACATCCAAATGATGAAGGATGCTGGCATCAATGTGGTGCGAATCGGGGAATCGACCTGGAGCACGCATGAGCCGCAGAGCGGTGTATTTGATTTTACCTCGCTGGATCGCGTCTTAGAGGCAATGCATGCAGCGGGCATTCAGGTCATCGTGGGAACCCCGACCTATGCGGTTCCTACCTGGATGGTGAAGGAGCACCCGGACGTGCTGGCGGTGACGCCGCAAGGTGAAGGGCGCTACGGTGCAAGACAGATAATGGATATAACGAACCCGAAATACCTGTTCTATGCCGAGAGAATCATCCGCAAAATGATGGAGCGCGTGAAGGATCATCCGGCGGTCATTGGGTATCAGACCGATAACGAGACGAAGCATTATCATACGGCAGGCCCTAACGTGCAGGTTCAGTTCGTGAAATATATGAGAGAGAAATTTGGAGCCGTGGAGAAGGTGAACGAGGAATTTGGTCTTGCGTACTGGAGCAATCGGATTAACAGTTGGGAGGACTTTCCTTCGGTCGTAGGAACGATCAACGGCAGCCTTGGCGCTGAGTTTGCCCGTTTCCAGCGGAAGCTGGTGACCGATTTCTTGTCTTGGCAGGTGTCGCTCGTCAATGAGTACAAGCGCCCGGATCAATTCGTCACCCAGAACTTCGACTTCGAATGGCGGGGTTATTCCTATGGGGTGCAGCCGGACGTTGACCATTTTGAGGCCTCTAGAGCTTTTGACATTACGGGAGTCGATATCTACCATCCCTCGCAGGATGATTTGACCGGGATCGAAATTTCATTCGGCGGCGATGTGGCCCGTTCCACAAAGGGAGCCAGCTATCTCGTGCTGGAGACCGAAGCGCAGGGGTTCGCCCATTGGGTTCCATACCCGGGACAGCTGCGACTGCAGGCGTTCAGCCATTTGGCCTCGGGAGCGAATATGGTTGCCTACTGGCACTGGCATTCGATCCACAACTCCTTTGAGACGTATTGGAAAGGGCTGCTGAGTCATGACTTTGAGCCAAACCCGGTCTATAACGAGGCGAAGACGATCGGGCGGGATTTTGCCAGACTTTCCCCGAAGTTGGTGAATTTGCGGAAAAAGAATGAGGTCGCCGTGCTTGTAAGCAACGAAGCGCTGACCGCGCTGGAATGGTTCAAGCTGCCAGATCAGGAGAAGAACTACAATGATATCGTTCGCCTGATGTATGATCAGCTATACAGAATGAATATCGGCTGTGATATCGTCCACCCGTCCAGCGAGAACCTGGATCAATATAAGCTGCTCATTGTTCCGGCATTGTACGCGGCGTCCGATGAACTGCTCGAAAGATTGAATGATTTCGTGCGTAGTGGCGGACATATCGTCTATTCTTTCAAGAGCGGATTCACGAATGAGCACATCAAAGTGAGGACGACGCATCAGCCGGGCATCATTAACGAAGCCTGCGGTATCTATTACAGCATGTTTGCCGAACCGAAGAATGTATCACTGAAAGACGATCCATTCGGCGTAGGGGAAGAGCAGAATTACGTGGAGACGTGGATGGAGCTGATCACGCCGACAACCGCAGAGGTGCTGGCCTATTATGATCACCCGCATTGGGGGGGCTATGCCGCCATTACTCGAAACGAGTATGGCGAAGGGGTCGCGACTTATGTCGGCTGCCTGCCGAGCCCGGCCATCATGCGCCAGGTGCTGGAGCAAGCGGTGAAGGATGCAGGATTGTGGGGCAAGGATCAGGCGATTGCTTTTCCGCTGATTACGAAGTATGGTCGGAACGAAGACGGCAAGCTTGTCCATTTCTATATGAACTATTCCGATGAAGAGCAGGTCCTAGTGTACCCGCATCAGGATGGTGAAGAACTGTTGTCGGGACATCGCGTGGTGAGCCAGCAGCAGTTGACCTTAGAGCGCTGGGGTGTACTAATTATTGAAGAGAAGTAA
- a CDS encoding DUF1266 domain-containing protein produces MARRYAFGKRRKIEQYFRCLTASCLQDMLQNYYVVYEFGLAERLVRKSVIRSSLQRWSITDAESLKDKIHWLIEDGGRKEYRRRHMHLLALNETARQHYLEALKEENSEKSYAQWDVVAKCLYQIPSGDVSAYGLAWAIMLSRMGVVKGFLSKEEAWNIKMEAAAMLQQTYRSWEEFYIAYLCGSHYYADKPGIYPYIRVSGMLDLLSYSTLLHRKINWDQPLQL; encoded by the coding sequence ATGGCAAGGCGATATGCTTTTGGGAAGCGAAGAAAAATAGAACAGTATTTCCGATGTCTTACGGCAAGTTGTCTTCAAGACATGCTGCAAAACTATTATGTGGTCTATGAATTTGGCCTTGCTGAAAGGCTGGTTCGCAAAAGTGTGATCCGCAGTTCCCTACAGCGTTGGAGCATAACAGATGCTGAGAGCTTAAAGGATAAAATCCACTGGTTGATCGAGGATGGAGGTCGAAAGGAATATAGAAGAAGGCATATGCATTTGCTGGCACTTAACGAAACGGCACGTCAACATTATCTTGAAGCCTTAAAGGAGGAGAATAGTGAGAAAAGCTACGCCCAATGGGATGTCGTGGCTAAGTGTTTATATCAGATACCTTCCGGAGATGTGAGTGCATACGGTTTGGCTTGGGCTATTATGCTGAGCCGGATGGGGGTAGTCAAGGGCTTTTTGTCAAAGGAAGAGGCTTGGAACATAAAGATGGAAGCGGCCGCCATGCTGCAGCAGACTTACAGGAGCTGGGAGGAATTCTATATAGCCTATTTGTGCGGGAGTCACTATTATGCGGATAAACCGGGAATCTATCCGTATATCCGTGTTTCAGGAATGTTGGATTTGTTGTCTTACAGTACCTTATTACATCGGAAAATCAATTGGGATCAGCCTCTACAGTTGTAA
- the nfi gene encoding deoxyribonuclease V (cleaves DNA at apurinic or apyrimidinic sites), with amino-acid sequence MEPKVKHSWKLTEEEAAQLQLELAKQVVTEDHLDEVNYIAGVDVAYSKHSDKLFAAVVVLEAESLNVVDSAVVEDNVHFPYIPGLFSFRELPPVIKAFQQIKVPPQLIVCDGQGLAHPRRFGLASHLGVLLDLPTIGCGKTRLLGEFEEPGTVRGSMSPLVDQGKVIGNVLRTQDGIKPIFVSVGHKISLRTACDWILKLAPHYRLPETTRQADQLVNRVLGGRNLP; translated from the coding sequence ATGGAACCCAAGGTAAAGCATTCGTGGAAGTTGACCGAAGAAGAAGCCGCTCAATTGCAGCTGGAGCTGGCTAAGCAAGTTGTAACGGAAGATCATTTGGATGAGGTCAATTATATAGCCGGCGTAGACGTAGCTTATAGCAAGCATAGCGACAAACTATTCGCAGCCGTCGTCGTTTTAGAAGCGGAATCGCTGAATGTGGTGGACTCTGCCGTGGTGGAGGATAACGTCCACTTCCCATATATCCCCGGACTGTTCTCGTTCAGGGAGCTGCCGCCCGTCATTAAGGCATTTCAGCAGATTAAGGTGCCGCCTCAACTGATCGTTTGCGATGGGCAAGGGCTGGCCCACCCGCGGCGATTTGGCCTGGCGAGCCACTTGGGCGTGCTCTTGGACCTTCCCACTATCGGTTGTGGCAAGACAAGATTACTAGGGGAATTCGAGGAACCCGGCACGGTTAGAGGGTCTATGTCTCCATTAGTTGATCAGGGCAAAGTCATTGGCAACGTACTAAGAACGCAGGATGGAATCAAGCCGATCTTCGTCTCCGTAGGTCACAAGATCTCACTCAGGACAGCCTGTGACTGGATATTGAAGCTAGCTCCGCATTACCGCCTCCCGGAGACGACCCGCCAAGCGGATCAGCTTGTGAATCGGGTGCTGGGTGGAAGAAACCTTCCCTAA
- a CDS encoding ABC transporter substrate-binding protein, with translation MKNKWKLLLSVILVVGLLAGCGSGGNTSSGSANSGDSDKADKGGKAETVNLKVFIAQPRLKEQYDKYIADFIAKEKAEKNIDVKVQLEMPNADNAPQILKTRLASNDAPDVFSLHAVNEVPTFYKAGYLEDLSSQPFVSTLLDSVKPSVTYDDKVVAVPLETLSWGYLYNKQVFSDLGLAPPTTLTEMKAVVEKLKENNITPFVLSYQEAWIPQLFLPLAVGAMTETGNADFVDRMYNDNGSFSEMKAMFDIIDLVNANGTDKALEVSGDDGAAAFATGKGAMWIQGPWYAETILKSNPDFEFGVAPLPINDNPDATLINLSTSTSLAVSPTSKHKEVALDLVNYILDENDSSDFFQSLKFNPLATVHTFDSYPWVNDATEYVKAGKSYQDPRIPQAVKDEVGKGLQSYFANQMSQDDVINALDKAWKDFNKVNK, from the coding sequence ATGAAGAACAAATGGAAACTGCTGCTTAGCGTAATTTTGGTTGTAGGCCTGCTGGCAGGCTGCGGATCGGGAGGCAACACATCATCCGGAAGCGCGAATAGCGGTGATTCCGATAAGGCAGACAAAGGAGGAAAGGCGGAAACGGTGAATCTGAAGGTATTCATCGCACAGCCTCGCCTCAAAGAACAGTATGACAAATACATTGCCGACTTCATTGCCAAAGAAAAAGCAGAGAAAAATATCGATGTCAAGGTTCAACTGGAAATGCCCAACGCGGATAATGCTCCGCAAATTTTAAAGACAAGACTCGCTTCAAACGATGCGCCGGACGTATTTAGCCTTCATGCCGTCAACGAGGTGCCGACCTTCTACAAAGCCGGTTATTTAGAGGACTTGTCCAGCCAACCTTTTGTGAGTACTCTACTGGATAGTGTGAAGCCGTCCGTGACGTATGACGACAAGGTTGTTGCAGTACCGTTAGAGACGCTGTCCTGGGGATACCTATACAACAAACAAGTATTCTCTGATCTGGGACTGGCGCCTCCAACCACATTGACAGAAATGAAAGCGGTTGTAGAGAAGTTGAAGGAGAATAATATTACACCGTTCGTGCTCTCTTACCAGGAAGCCTGGATTCCGCAGCTGTTCCTGCCATTGGCCGTAGGTGCCATGACGGAAACAGGCAACGCCGATTTTGTCGACAGAATGTATAACGACAACGGATCTTTCTCCGAGATGAAAGCGATGTTCGATATCATTGACCTGGTTAATGCCAACGGAACGGATAAGGCACTGGAAGTGAGCGGGGATGATGGCGCAGCCGCATTTGCCACAGGCAAAGGGGCCATGTGGATTCAAGGGCCATGGTACGCCGAGACCATTCTGAAGTCCAATCCTGATTTTGAATTCGGGGTGGCTCCGCTGCCGATTAATGATAATCCTGACGCAACGCTGATCAACTTGAGTACTTCTACTTCGCTAGCGGTTTCGCCGACGAGCAAGCACAAGGAAGTCGCACTGGACTTGGTTAACTATATTTTGGACGAGAACGATTCCAGCGACTTTTTCCAAAGCCTGAAATTTAACCCGCTGGCCACGGTGCATACATTTGACAGCTACCCTTGGGTCAATGATGCGACCGAGTACGTAAAGGCAGGCAAATCGTATCAGGATCCGCGGATTCCTCAAGCGGTCAAAGACGAAGTCGGGAAAGGGCTGCAAAGCTACTTTGCCAACCAAATGTCGCAGGATGACGTGATCAATGCACTGGATAAAGCTTGGAAGGATTTCAACAAAGTAAACAAGTAG
- a CDS encoding response regulator, producing MIRTIIVDDEKMPREMIKRYGSWDEYGMEIIGEADDGLEALRLIEDRSPQLVITDMRMPGADGMELLGILKERYPATKVIVVSGYDDFTYLRQAIRCKAKDYILKPIDPQELNAALLKCKKELESSRQISRQQFTLQMDFLQIAKGYKPALTAYYNRLDTAGVRSTFQKLLRELNDYEATQAKMQAQIYQEFMVLLRELMVANSQTVNGFQFEIRAEALQSYERLFNDLTELYLLAMSQLEEHRKYRRKLNLAEIKQYVEANYCKPITLEQIAGAFFVSKEYLSRAFKNEFKQNLSDYIQQLRMEKSKKLLLEGEQPIRAIAESCGYEEVAYFYRVFKKHFGVAPGEMRKER from the coding sequence ATGATCAGAACAATAATCGTTGATGATGAGAAAATGCCGCGCGAGATGATTAAGCGGTATGGGTCATGGGATGAGTATGGCATGGAAATTATTGGTGAAGCAGATGACGGCTTGGAGGCTTTGCGCTTGATCGAAGATCGATCGCCTCAGTTGGTCATTACGGATATGCGTATGCCGGGGGCGGACGGGATGGAGCTGCTGGGCATCTTGAAGGAGCGTTACCCTGCCACTAAAGTCATCGTAGTCAGCGGATACGACGATTTTACGTACTTGAGGCAGGCGATTCGCTGCAAAGCCAAGGATTATATCCTTAAGCCGATTGATCCACAGGAATTGAATGCTGCCTTACTGAAGTGTAAAAAAGAGCTGGAATCCTCACGTCAGATTTCCCGGCAGCAATTTACGCTGCAAATGGATTTCCTGCAAATTGCTAAAGGGTACAAGCCCGCGCTAACTGCGTACTACAATCGGCTCGATACCGCAGGAGTCCGAAGCACATTTCAAAAGCTGCTCCGGGAGCTGAATGACTATGAAGCGACCCAGGCGAAGATGCAGGCTCAAATCTATCAAGAATTCATGGTACTGCTTCGTGAGCTTATGGTCGCCAACTCGCAGACTGTGAACGGATTCCAATTTGAAATCCGTGCAGAAGCGCTGCAATCCTATGAACGATTATTTAACGATTTAACGGAGCTGTATTTACTGGCGATGAGCCAGCTTGAGGAGCACCGGAAATACCGGCGTAAGCTTAACCTAGCGGAGATTAAGCAATACGTGGAGGCTAATTATTGCAAACCGATTACCCTGGAGCAGATCGCCGGAGCATTTTTCGTTAGTAAAGAATATTTAAGCCGGGCTTTTAAAAATGAGTTTAAGCAAAATCTGTCGGATTATATTCAGCAGCTGCGGATGGAAAAATCAAAAAAACTGCTGCTGGAAGGCGAGCAGCCGATCAGGGCGATCGCCGAAAGCTGCGGTTATGAGGAGGTTGCTTATTTCTATCGCGTATTTAAGAAGCACTTTGGCGTAGCCCCGGGAGAAATGAGGAAAGAGCGATAA
- a CDS encoding carbohydrate ABC transporter permease yields MRKRTAASYLVTLLLAVLAAVSFFPIYLAVINSFKTQGEMFSSVMALPTKLHFENYVYAYQQINLLSSVKNSVIVSILGVGGIIFTAGLAGYKLSRTPGKLSNFIFFLFIASMLVPFHSIMISLTRVAKSLAVQGTTYGLGLIYIGLGVNMAVFLYHGFVKTIPKELEESARMDGCGDFQTYFRIIFPLLLPISVTIGILNFLWIWNDFLLPLLMLTDVNRYTLILSTNMLFGEYNKEWSLILAALVLTAIPVVIIYSIFQRFIMEGITEGAVKG; encoded by the coding sequence ATGAGAAAGCGAACAGCAGCCTCTTATCTCGTTACGTTGTTGCTTGCGGTGTTGGCCGCAGTATCCTTTTTTCCGATATATCTAGCCGTCATCAACTCCTTTAAGACCCAAGGAGAAATGTTCAGTTCCGTGATGGCTCTGCCGACAAAGCTCCACTTCGAGAACTATGTATACGCCTATCAGCAAATCAACCTGCTGAGCAGTGTGAAGAACTCAGTCATTGTGTCTATTCTGGGAGTGGGCGGTATTATTTTTACAGCTGGCTTGGCGGGATATAAGCTGTCGCGTACGCCAGGGAAGCTGAGCAACTTTATCTTCTTCCTATTTATTGCCTCGATGCTCGTACCGTTTCACTCCATTATGATTTCGCTGACCAGAGTAGCTAAGAGTTTGGCCGTGCAAGGAACGACTTATGGATTAGGTCTAATTTACATCGGCCTTGGTGTGAATATGGCGGTATTCTTGTACCACGGTTTTGTAAAAACGATCCCGAAAGAGCTGGAGGAGTCAGCAAGAATGGATGGCTGTGGGGATTTCCAGACTTATTTTCGCATCATATTCCCCCTGCTGCTGCCGATTTCAGTTACGATTGGAATTTTGAACTTCCTATGGATATGGAATGATTTCCTGCTACCGCTGCTTATGCTCACTGACGTCAATCGTTACACGTTAATTTTGTCTACGAATATGCTGTTTGGCGAATACAACAAAGAATGGTCGCTGATCCTGGCGGCACTCGTTCTGACGGCTATTCCGGTAGTGATTATTTATTCGATCTTCCAGCGTTTCATTATGGAGGGGATTACCGAGGGCGCCGTTAAGGGATAG